TTTTGCAATGCCTTTGGAAGGCATTAATACTGCAAAATTTGCTGCGCAAAAGTTTATTCAGCTCTTTGGAACAGAAGCCCTTCAGCATATTAACACTACAGACCAAAGAATTCTTTTTGAGCTTGCAAAGCTTGTTGCTCAGAGAGATGGAAAACGCATTTCTGAAGAGATTGAAAATTATGGGATTATAAAAGAAGAAGATCGGGTAGAAGTTGCAAAGTTTGCAGCTCAGCAGAATGGAGAGGAACCCCTGAATACATTAAAAACTATGATATTATAACACAGGAAGCTCTCATTAAAATTGCAAAGTTTGCTGCTCAGCAGGATGGGAATGGAACTTCTTTTTTCATTGAGAACTATAGTATCATAAAACAAAAATCTCGCATGGAAATAGCCAAATTGGCTGCTCAGCAAGATGGATCGGGAACTTCTGAATATATTAAGAAATATGGGATTACAAAAGAAGAAGAGCGTTCTTGTGGTCGATTCTGATGATTGGCAAGATCTTTTTCTTTCAGGAACAGAAGTTTTGGGGAGTTGTCAAAGAATTGATGAGGATCCTTCTTTCAATGTATGTCTTATGGCTTATGTTTTAGATGGTAAAAACCGGATTCTTTGTATTAAAGATCCCCTAACTGGAAAAATTTTGGCTCGTTGTATTTTCCGTCTTTTGTTCAAGGATGATCAACTAGTGCTTTTTCAAGAAAGAATCTATCCTAGCCCTTGTGATTATGAAGAGCTGTTAAACGAACTAGCAGAAACCCGCGCAAGAGAATTAGGCCTTGAGCTTTTTACTTGTAATACACAAGGTAATCTTAGCTCTGAAAAATTCACACTTGAATCAAAGGGAAGCTGCTCTCCCTATGAATATGTGGATGCTTCTTTTGAAGGAAAAACAAAAGGTGTATTTAGAATACATAAGGCAAAAAAAGTTCCTTTAGAAAAGAGCTAAAGAGAAATGGTATTTTCTGTCTGTTTTAGGGAAGAAAACATTTCTGAAAGCAGATTTTCGATTTGCCTATGATCTAAAAGGTTTTTTTCTCGATTGGTTGCAAGTTCAATGACGCAGGAATGAGGGTCTTGTTGTAAAATTTTTTTTAAAGAGGTGAGATCTTGAGGAGCATAATAGGCAAGAGAAAAAAGTTTTGCTGCTGAGGAAAAAGAGATTTCATGCGCTGTAGCAAAAAAAGTTTCTTTGATTGTTTTTGGTTGATCAAGAGGAAGAAAGGAAAAAATACCTCCACCTTGGTTGTTGATCACAATCAAGGTGCATGGATAGGGCGACTTGGCAACTAAAGCTAGCGAATTTAAGTCGTGCAAAAAACTCAAATCTCCAAGGAGCGCAAGGGTATGTTTTTGCGTACCTATTGCTATGCCGCAGGCGGTGGCAATATTACCATCAATTCCAGAGAGTCCGCGGTTAGCAAAAGCAGGTCCTGAAACTAGGGGAAGGTAGCAGTTAGCATCCCGGATCGGCATACTATTTCCTAGAAAAAGAGCGGAATTTTTTTGTTGAAGAAGATGAGCTATTGCAGGCTCCGAGAGGATTGTTTGCTTAAGAAAATAATCGGATAGCTTTTTTGAGGTATGCATTTGTCTTGTCTGCCAAAAGCTGAGATGAGGGGTGTCTTTAGGGATATCAAGCTTAAGACATAGCATTTGGCAAAAAGAAGAGATGTCTGATTGAATGCGATGATTGATAATGTGAGCTGGATCAAAACGATGAGGGCCTTCTAAGACTTGCAGATAGAATTTAGGAGGGGTTTTTTCCAATGTTTGTAAAAGGATCTTGGAAACAAAGCGCTCACCAATTTGAATAACTGCTTCAAAAGAGCAGGGATGCGTTTTTAAGATCAGATCAAAATGAGAGATGATCAAAGGATGGTTGAGAGCTCTTAAAGGGGAAAGAATATCAGGAAAAATAGGCCAGTTTAATTTCTCTGCTAGAGCAACTACAGGATCTACAGGACTTGTTGCAGTTGCGATGATCACTCCATTTGTATGCTCTTTTAAGTGAGATGCATATTGTTCAATGATTGAGCAGCTGGGGATTAGACAAGCGCGTGTGTAATATATAGAAGGAAGTGTTTCTAGTGATTTGTGTTCAGAAGAAAGAGGTTCTCGAAACATACAATTAAGATGAACTGGCCCTTGAGCGTAATAAACTGCTTGAGCAACTGTTGTAGAAAGAGACTTTATAGAAGAGAGTTCATCAGCACAGGGAAGATCTATTTGCCAATTCACATAAGATCCAAAAATGTTAACCTGATTACAACTTTGGTTAGCACCGCAATCACGTAATTCAGGAGGGCGATCTGCTGTTAATAAAATAAGAGG
This window of the Candidatus Rhabdochlamydia sp. T3358 genome carries:
- the menD gene encoding 2-succinyl-5-enolpyruvyl-6-hydroxy-3-cyclohexene-1-carboxylic-acid synthase; translation: MKSIAENNYYFSYQLIDQLIKQGVQDFFLAPGSRSTPLVLAIANHFEARSHIHFDERGLAFYALGCAKASKKPVALLVTSGTAVGNLLPAVMEAKHDFVPLILLTADRPPELRDCGANQSCNQVNIFGSYVNWQIDLPCADELSSIKSLSTTVAQAVYYAQGPVHLNCMFREPLSSEHKSLETLPSIYYTRACLIPSCSIIEQYASHLKEHTNGVIIATATSPVDPVVALAEKLNWPIFPDILSPLRALNHPLIISHFDLILKTHPCSFEAVIQIGERFVSKILLQTLEKTPPKFYLQVLEGPHRFDPAHIINHRIQSDISSFCQMLCLKLDIPKDTPHLSFWQTRQMHTSKKLSDYFLKQTILSEPAIAHLLQQKNSALFLGNSMPIRDANCYLPLVSGPAFANRGLSGIDGNIATACGIAIGTQKHTLALLGDLSFLHDLNSLALVAKSPYPCTLIVINNQGGGIFSFLPLDQPKTIKETFFATAHEISFSSAAKLFSLAYYAPQDLTSLKKILQQDPHSCVIELATNREKNLLDHRQIENLLSEMFSSLKQTENTISL